Proteins from a genomic interval of Clostridium cochlearium:
- a CDS encoding 2-oxoacid:acceptor oxidoreductase family protein → MNKKLMEIRWHGRGGQGAKTASLLLAEAAFNAGMYIQGFPEYGPERMGAPITAYNRIANFPLRVHSNIYEPDYVVVVDETLLKTGVCTKGLKKEGGIIVNTKKSPEDIRKELDGYEGKVYTINARKISEEALGAYFPNTPMLGAIVKVTNIIDENKFFNDMEGSFKHKFEKKPHFIPKNMEALKRGMQEVCGIE, encoded by the coding sequence ATGAATAAAAAACTAATGGAAATTAGATGGCATGGGAGAGGAGGACAAGGTGCCAAAACTGCATCGTTATTATTAGCTGAAGCAGCATTTAATGCTGGAATGTATATTCAAGGCTTTCCGGAATATGGTCCAGAAAGAATGGGAGCACCTATAACAGCTTATAATAGAATTGCCAATTTCCCTCTAAGGGTTCATAGCAATATTTATGAGCCAGATTATGTAGTTGTAGTAGATGAAACTCTACTTAAAACAGGAGTTTGTACAAAAGGTCTAAAAAAAGAAGGTGGTATTATTGTAAATACCAAAAAGAGTCCAGAAGATATAAGAAAAGAACTAGATGGATATGAAGGAAAAGTATATACAATAAATGCAAGAAAGATATCAGAAGAGGCTTTAGGAGCATATTTTCCTAATACTCCTATGTTGGGAGCAATAGTAAAGGTTACAAATATTATAGATGAGAATAAATTTTTTAATGATATGGAAGGATCTTTTAAACATAAATTTGAAAAAAAACCTCATTTTATACCTAAAAACATGGAAGCATTAAAAAGAGGTATGCAGGAGGTGTGCGGAATTGAGTAA